One genomic segment of Salinibacter grassmerensis includes these proteins:
- a CDS encoding ZIP family metal transporter encodes MSDLLPWFEQLSPVLQSLLAGGFTWGVTAVGASLVFFTRRVNQRLLDAMMGFAAGVMIAASFWSLLAPSIDMAAAQGITEWVPPTIGFLLGGVFLRLSDALLPHLHPGARRADAEGPSTSWRRATLLVLAITLHNIPEGLAVGVTFGAAAIELEVATGATLAGALALALGIGLQNFPEGIAVAMPLRGEGLSRGRSFWYGQLSGIVEPLSAVAGALAVVSIRPLLPYALSFAAGAMIYVVVEELIPESQRHDNTDLATLGVMGGFAVMMVLDVALG; translated from the coding sequence ATGTCTGATCTCCTTCCGTGGTTTGAACAACTGTCGCCCGTTCTTCAGTCGCTGCTGGCCGGGGGATTTACCTGGGGGGTCACCGCGGTCGGGGCGTCTCTGGTCTTTTTCACCCGACGCGTGAACCAGCGCCTCCTCGACGCGATGATGGGATTCGCGGCCGGCGTCATGATTGCCGCCAGCTTCTGGTCTCTGCTCGCCCCGTCCATCGACATGGCCGCGGCGCAGGGCATCACGGAGTGGGTGCCCCCGACAATTGGATTCCTGTTGGGCGGCGTGTTTCTTCGCCTGTCCGACGCGCTCCTCCCCCACCTTCACCCTGGGGCGCGGCGGGCCGACGCCGAGGGCCCCTCCACGTCGTGGCGCCGGGCCACCCTCCTGGTCCTCGCCATCACGCTGCACAACATTCCCGAGGGGCTCGCCGTGGGCGTGACGTTCGGGGCCGCCGCCATCGAACTGGAGGTCGCAACCGGAGCAACGCTCGCAGGGGCCCTCGCACTGGCCCTGGGGATCGGGCTGCAGAATTTTCCCGAGGGGATCGCCGTCGCCATGCCCCTGCGGGGAGAGGGCCTCTCACGGGGTCGGAGCTTCTGGTACGGACAGCTGTCCGGCATCGTCGAACCGCTCTCCGCCGTGGCGGGGGCCCTCGCGGTCGTGAGCATCCGACCTCTTCTCCCCTATGCCCTGTCCTTCGCCGCCGGCGCCATGATCTACGTTGTGGTCGAGGAGCTCATTCCCGAGTCGCAGCGCCACGACAACACCGACCTCGCCACCCTCGGGGTCATGGGCGGCTTTGCGGTCATGATGGTACTGGACGTCGCCCTCGGCTAG
- a CDS encoding dihydrodipicolinate synthase family protein, whose translation MSPRLPSGVLAAGLTPFHADQSLAHDSFAAHTQWLLDHGCDAVLLFGTTGEGLSLSVSERLAGLDAVLASGIPARRLLVGTGASALPDAVELTRKATQEGAGGVLVLPPVHFRQVSPEGLFRFYDRLIQAVGDPGLQLYFYHFPELSGVPIPFSVIEELRGAYPDQIAGVKDSSGEWDHTEALCRHFSDLQVFSGTERLLLRVLEAGGAGCISATANVTAALAAKVLRRWRENEAPGSVQDTLSTFRTAFASLPTIPALKFLLSRRLDAPDWATVRPPLAPLADTERKAVEDIADRLEEEVHLPGSGAQPT comes from the coding sequence ATGTCCCCACGCCTGCCCTCCGGCGTTCTCGCCGCCGGCCTCACCCCGTTCCACGCGGACCAGTCCCTCGCTCACGACTCGTTTGCCGCCCACACGCAATGGCTTCTCGATCACGGCTGCGACGCGGTGCTGCTGTTCGGCACCACGGGCGAGGGGCTCTCGCTGTCGGTCTCCGAGCGTTTGGCGGGCCTCGACGCCGTATTGGCGTCGGGAATCCCGGCTCGCCGATTGCTGGTCGGGACGGGGGCCTCGGCACTCCCCGACGCCGTCGAGCTGACCCGCAAAGCGACTCAGGAGGGGGCCGGGGGCGTCCTCGTGCTTCCGCCCGTCCACTTTCGCCAGGTCTCGCCCGAGGGGCTTTTCCGCTTCTACGATCGCCTCATTCAGGCCGTCGGCGACCCCGGTCTGCAGCTCTATTTTTACCATTTTCCCGAGCTATCGGGGGTCCCGATCCCGTTCTCCGTCATTGAAGAGCTGCGGGGCGCCTACCCCGACCAGATCGCCGGCGTCAAAGATTCGAGCGGCGAGTGGGACCACACGGAGGCCCTCTGCCGCCACTTTTCGGACCTACAGGTCTTTTCCGGAACCGAGCGCCTGCTGCTGCGCGTCCTGGAGGCCGGGGGCGCCGGATGCATCTCCGCCACGGCCAACGTGACGGCCGCCCTGGCCGCCAAGGTGCTTCGTCGGTGGCGGGAGAACGAGGCCCCTGGGTCCGTGCAGGACACACTGAGCACGTTCCGAACCGCGTTTGCCTCGCTGCCCACCATTCCGGCCCTCAAGTTTCTGCTGTCTCGGCGCCTCGACGCACCCGACTGGGCCACGGTGCGACCGCCACTCGCCCCGCTCGCCGACACGGAGCGGAAGGCCGTGGAGGATATTGCCGACCGGCTCGAAGAAGAGGTGCACCTGCCGGGCTCGGGTGCACAGCCTACATGA
- the dcd gene encoding dCTP deaminase, translated as MILPDHHIRTLATEHDMIDPFVDEQVREDVVSYGLSSFGYDMRVAGEFRVFTPNVHNSVVDPKRIDERALVEHEADDHILIPPNSYVLGRSIEYFRMPSDTLGLVLGKSTYARSGIIVNVTPLEPGWEGHVTIEIGNGTPLPAKVYAEEGIAQVVFLRGETPEVSYEEKQGKYQNQQGITLPRLE; from the coding sequence ATGATCCTCCCCGACCACCACATCCGCACCCTGGCAACCGAGCACGACATGATTGACCCGTTCGTCGACGAGCAAGTGCGGGAGGACGTGGTGAGCTACGGGCTTAGCTCCTTCGGCTACGACATGCGGGTGGCAGGTGAATTCCGCGTCTTCACCCCAAACGTCCACAACAGCGTGGTGGACCCGAAGCGGATCGACGAGCGGGCCCTGGTCGAGCACGAGGCGGACGACCACATCCTGATCCCGCCCAACTCCTACGTCCTTGGCCGCTCGATCGAGTATTTTCGAATGCCGTCGGACACGCTGGGGCTCGTGCTCGGAAAGTCCACATACGCGCGCTCCGGCATCATCGTCAACGTGACCCCGCTGGAGCCCGGCTGGGAAGGACACGTGACCATCGAAATTGGGAACGGCACGCCCCTTCCGGCCAAGGTATACGCGGAGGAAGGCATCGCGCAGGTGGTCTTCTTGCGTGGCGAGACGCCGGAGGTGTCGTATGAGGAGAAGCAGGGAAAATATCAAAACCAACAAGGCATTACGCTTCCCCGGCTTGAGTAG
- a CDS encoding WbqC family protein has translation MKKRLVKLVGRQGRARRWHRTQWQSPRHHAPGSRKADEVCRDRGPSPPDGTSELASQSLNATPRVMIAVQPPEYFPRLEYMAIIQRVDHFVLGNTFPYRRQSFQNRSKLRSPQGWHWITVPVFGNRDGAPVREVELKTGGRWREKHWRSFLYNYRTTMYFDYFEASFRPFFERTWERLSPCASRSVELLAELFGLQTPITRASALDGTPDRVSGVARSLDAETVLTPSRHAPESLPEDTTSHVIEYDHPTYRQNFEDFEPGMSAADLVFNYGPEARRILAKGRTSHPEGRPST, from the coding sequence ATGAAGAAGCGGTTGGTCAAATTGGTGGGACGACAGGGACGAGCACGCAGATGGCATCGGACACAGTGGCAGTCCCCGCGACATCACGCGCCGGGGAGCAGAAAGGCCGACGAAGTCTGTAGGGACCGGGGACCATCCCCCCCAGATGGCACGTCAGAATTGGCGAGCCAGAGCCTCAACGCGACACCGCGGGTCATGATCGCCGTGCAACCACCGGAGTATTTTCCCCGACTGGAATACATGGCGATAATTCAGCGGGTGGATCACTTTGTTCTGGGCAACACGTTCCCATACCGTCGGCAATCGTTCCAGAACCGTAGCAAACTTCGAAGCCCCCAGGGGTGGCACTGGATCACAGTTCCCGTGTTTGGGAACCGGGACGGGGCACCCGTGCGAGAGGTCGAGCTTAAGACCGGCGGCCGGTGGCGGGAAAAACACTGGCGGTCGTTCCTCTACAACTACCGCACGACAATGTACTTCGATTACTTCGAGGCCTCGTTTCGTCCCTTCTTTGAGCGGACCTGGGAGCGCCTCAGCCCTTGTGCCAGCCGGTCCGTCGAGCTGCTGGCGGAGCTGTTCGGTCTGCAGACCCCCATCACGCGGGCATCAGCCCTGGATGGAACGCCCGATAGGGTTTCCGGCGTGGCCCGGTCACTGGACGCAGAAACGGTGCTCACGCCGTCCAGGCACGCCCCCGAGTCTTTGCCCGAAGACACCACGTCACACGTGATTGAATACGACCATCCCACCTACCGACAAAACTTTGAAGACTTCGAGCCCGGGATGTCCGCGGCGGACCTCGTGTTCAACTACGGCCCGGAAGCCCGGCGCATTCTCGCCAAGGGCCGCACGTCCCACCCAGAGGGCCGGCCGTCGACGTAA
- the cruF gene encoding bisanhydrobacterioruberin hydratase CruF, which translates to MSNSDPSPPTLEGNYDLLFRFAFWLFVGAISFSVAGMLLLRLVPSSMAFFGPVYTKLVKTPTWTFMTLLALLPLLMYGPSLGWKKISLIAAWGCIIGGASELIGTTGWLNVGGVALPFGEYQYTQWLGPKIAGHVPYFIPPSWFAMSIVSLDLARRVTPRRAGSLLLGTLFMVLWDVSLDPAMNQAFPFWEYGVDGMFFGMPLSNWVGWAGVTFVILLGYEYIGKGASIQNEWAPWVYALNCIFPLSICLLRDVYLPALIGGLATLVPFLLLWRYNPDSLERAVSLFRG; encoded by the coding sequence ATGTCGAACTCGGACCCCTCCCCCCCCACCTTGGAGGGCAACTACGACCTCCTCTTCCGATTCGCGTTTTGGTTGTTTGTCGGTGCCATCTCGTTCAGCGTGGCGGGCATGTTGCTGCTTCGCCTTGTACCCTCCTCGATGGCATTCTTCGGGCCCGTCTACACGAAGCTTGTGAAGACGCCCACCTGGACGTTTATGACCCTGCTGGCGTTGCTGCCGCTACTGATGTACGGCCCCTCCCTGGGCTGGAAGAAGATAAGCCTGATCGCCGCCTGGGGGTGCATTATCGGCGGCGCAAGTGAACTGATCGGCACCACCGGGTGGTTGAATGTAGGGGGCGTTGCCCTTCCGTTTGGGGAGTATCAGTACACGCAGTGGCTCGGCCCCAAGATTGCCGGGCACGTGCCGTATTTCATTCCGCCATCCTGGTTTGCGATGTCGATCGTCTCCCTCGACCTTGCCCGCCGCGTTACCCCCCGGCGGGCCGGATCGCTCTTGCTGGGGACGCTTTTTATGGTGCTCTGGGATGTCTCCCTGGACCCGGCGATGAATCAGGCATTCCCCTTCTGGGAATACGGGGTCGACGGAATGTTCTTCGGAATGCCCCTCTCCAACTGGGTCGGGTGGGCCGGGGTCACGTTCGTGATTCTCCTCGGCTACGAGTACATTGGCAAAGGAGCCTCCATTCAGAATGAATGGGCACCGTGGGTGTACGCCCTGAACTGCATTTTTCCGCTCTCAATCTGCCTACTCCGAGACGTGTACCTGCCGGCCCTGATCGGCGGTCTCGCGACCCTGGTGCCCTTCCTCCTGCTGTGGCGCTACAATCCGGATTCGCTGGAGCGGGCCGTGTCGCTCTTCCGGGGGTAG
- a CDS encoding phytoene/squalene synthase family protein, whose translation MSTLSLDTRTDEDEWIWESFRYHSRTFSLAAYLLPRSVQMSVATLYLYCRRVDSIADQRVLEVGRERALQEVKQVRDRLDETLAGRPPSETVLWRRLAEVHEQSSLPRGPMYELIEGALWDLEGRPVVSKSDLIEYSNLVGGSVGAMMLPFLADPERHDELEPTARKLGIAMQITNIVRDVGEDIEELDRVYLPERWLDEHDVSVEALRNARVPDGYPELLEAAMEAAEQRYVDSFEGVAALPFRSRYGIRAAARMYREIMNEVRANDYDNLGRRAYVSFRRKLFLLLYDGYERRKHRLTPDAL comes from the coding sequence ATGTCAACCCTCTCCCTCGACACCCGTACCGACGAAGATGAGTGGATCTGGGAGTCATTCCGGTACCACTCCCGCACCTTCTCCCTGGCGGCGTACCTCCTGCCGCGCTCCGTGCAGATGTCCGTCGCCACCCTCTACCTCTACTGCCGCCGGGTCGACTCGATCGCCGACCAGCGCGTGCTGGAGGTGGGGCGCGAGCGGGCCCTGCAGGAAGTGAAGCAGGTGCGGGACCGGCTGGACGAGACCCTGGCGGGCCGTCCGCCCTCCGAGACGGTGCTGTGGCGTCGCCTCGCGGAGGTCCACGAGCAATCGTCTCTCCCTCGAGGTCCGATGTACGAACTCATCGAAGGGGCCCTCTGGGACCTGGAAGGGCGTCCGGTCGTCTCGAAGTCCGACTTGATCGAGTACTCGAACCTCGTTGGGGGGAGCGTGGGGGCCATGATGCTTCCTTTTCTCGCCGACCCGGAGCGACACGACGAGTTGGAGCCGACGGCCCGGAAGCTCGGCATTGCGATGCAGATCACCAACATCGTGCGAGACGTCGGGGAGGACATCGAGGAGCTGGACCGGGTGTACCTTCCTGAACGCTGGCTCGACGAGCATGACGTGTCGGTGGAGGCCCTCCGCAACGCCCGGGTCCCCGACGGGTACCCCGAACTGTTGGAGGCAGCCATGGAGGCGGCCGAGCAGCGGTACGTGGACAGCTTCGAGGGGGTGGCGGCGCTTCCGTTCCGCAGCCGATACGGCATCCGGGCCGCCGCCCGGATGTACCGGGAAATCATGAACGAGGTGCGCGCGAATGACTATGACAATCTTGGTCGGCGAGCGTACGTATCTTTTCGCCGGAAGCTCTTCCTCCTCCTCTACGACGGCTACGAACGCCGCAAGCATCGCCTGACCCCGGACGCGCTCTGA
- a CDS encoding acyltransferase: protein MALVRRLVATLLRWDLHRAFRRVQWVGPEPSALPDGPVIAYANHHHFYDGHLAWLLFRRYLERPPTLWMAEWDRFPFFAAVGAQPFPPDDPARRAATVRRTARRFRARPRTVLVYYPGGTLHRPEDGIQDFSADAVARLARLYPTATWWPYAVHVTWRNEATPTALLTGGSPHEADGQEHARLQQLWRRLQTPQDRPSTTLLRGYRSAEEWWDFSFASSFFERYL, encoded by the coding sequence GTGGCTCTTGTTCGTCGGCTCGTAGCGACCCTCCTGCGGTGGGACCTTCACCGAGCGTTCCGGCGCGTGCAGTGGGTGGGCCCCGAGCCGTCCGCCCTGCCCGACGGCCCCGTCATCGCGTACGCCAACCACCACCACTTCTACGACGGGCACCTCGCATGGCTGCTGTTCCGCCGGTACCTAGAGCGCCCCCCGACCCTCTGGATGGCCGAGTGGGATCGGTTTCCCTTCTTCGCCGCCGTGGGCGCGCAGCCGTTCCCACCCGACGATCCCGCCCGCCGCGCCGCGACGGTCCGCCGCACCGCCCGCCGGTTTCGGGCCCGCCCCCGCACCGTTCTCGTGTACTATCCGGGGGGCACCCTCCATCGGCCTGAAGACGGAATCCAAGACTTTAGCGCCGACGCGGTAGCCCGCCTGGCCCGGCTCTACCCGACAGCCACATGGTGGCCCTACGCCGTACACGTGACCTGGCGGAACGAAGCCACCCCGACAGCTCTTCTCACCGGCGGTTCTCCCCACGAGGCCGACGGGCAGGAGCACGCCCGGCTTCAGCAGCTCTGGCGCCGCCTCCAGACGCCGCAGGACCGGCCCTCGACAACCCTTCTCCGCGGCTACCGAAGTGCGGAGGAGTGGTGGGACTTCTCCTTTGCGTCTTCCTTCTTCGAGCGCTACTTGTAG
- a CDS encoding glycosyltransferase, translating to MTAELVPLVLILPLAFVHAGLWGILLLNLAYLRRAPSGTAEPPPSLSVCIPARNEADNLRRLLPTLENQDYPDLEIFVWDDGSEDDTWAVLSAAESDRLTPLRGEDPPPGWVGKVHALHQCTRQASGKCYLFLDADAELRRPDALRQLVARHRGSQTRVSSGFPRLRGAALLLVSLVPHALLTSLPWPLVPRTQLPELSALNGQCWLVDRDVYQRHEPHAQVKDAVLEDVAIGRYLKRMGHPPTLLDVQDLVAVHMYDGFMESWRGFRKNAYLLLGGTPLRFTLMYGGFLLSWLVAPLLSIWFLVSLYGLKLVTDRSSGMPIHITVLAPLSYLLGLILQFDSAVHHWSDDVRWKGRSVPSSAREEAPTAPTDR from the coding sequence ATGACAGCTGAGCTCGTTCCCCTGGTTCTGATTCTGCCCCTGGCGTTCGTTCACGCTGGGCTCTGGGGAATTCTACTGTTGAACCTTGCCTACCTGCGGCGTGCCCCCTCAGGTACGGCCGAGCCGCCCCCGTCGCTCTCGGTCTGCATTCCGGCCCGCAACGAGGCCGACAACCTGCGGCGACTGCTGCCCACCCTCGAGAACCAGGACTACCCCGACCTGGAGATTTTCGTCTGGGATGATGGCTCAGAGGACGACACGTGGGCGGTGCTCTCCGCCGCCGAGAGTGATCGCCTCACGCCGCTTCGGGGGGAGGACCCGCCGCCCGGATGGGTGGGCAAGGTGCACGCACTGCATCAATGCACGCGTCAGGCCTCGGGCAAGTGCTACCTGTTCCTGGACGCCGACGCGGAGTTGCGTCGGCCCGATGCGCTTCGCCAGTTGGTCGCCCGGCACCGGGGCAGCCAGACCCGAGTGTCGTCCGGATTCCCGCGGCTCCGGGGAGCCGCCCTGCTTCTCGTCAGCCTCGTCCCCCACGCGCTTCTCACCAGCCTGCCCTGGCCCCTCGTGCCTCGGACCCAGCTACCAGAGCTCAGCGCCCTCAACGGGCAATGCTGGCTGGTGGACCGGGACGTGTACCAGCGCCACGAGCCCCACGCGCAAGTAAAGGATGCGGTGCTCGAAGATGTCGCCATCGGGCGCTATCTGAAGCGGATGGGCCATCCCCCCACGCTCCTCGACGTGCAGGACCTCGTGGCCGTGCACATGTACGACGGATTTATGGAGTCCTGGCGTGGATTCCGAAAAAATGCGTACCTGTTGCTCGGCGGCACCCCCCTTCGCTTCACACTCATGTACGGAGGGTTTCTTCTGAGCTGGCTGGTCGCCCCGCTCCTTTCAATCTGGTTTCTCGTGTCCCTGTACGGGCTCAAGTTGGTTACCGACCGATCCAGCGGCATGCCCATCCACATCACTGTCCTCGCCCCCCTCTCCTATCTTCTCGGGTTGATTCTGCAGTTCGACTCGGCCGTGCACCACTGGAGCGACGACGTGCGGTGGAAGGGCCGCTCCGTCCCAAGCTCCGCCCGAGAAGAGGCCCCCACAGCCCCGACGGATCGGTAG
- a CDS encoding LapA family protein — protein sequence MRLGLVFSLILAIFAVVFALQNPQTMDVNLLFFQTQGSTALILILTFGFGVLVGLLSTLPKQLRTRRKLNELRQEQEGPTSSSPVEPPTSSPESPRPGGTESDAE from the coding sequence ATGCGCCTCGGCCTGGTCTTTTCGCTGATTCTCGCCATCTTTGCCGTTGTCTTCGCGCTGCAGAACCCGCAGACGATGGACGTCAATCTCCTCTTCTTCCAGACCCAGGGATCCACCGCCCTCATCTTAATCCTTACCTTCGGGTTTGGCGTGCTGGTGGGCCTTCTAAGCACCCTCCCCAAGCAGCTGCGCACCCGTCGCAAGTTGAACGAGCTCCGGCAAGAGCAGGAAGGCCCGACGTCCAGCTCGCCAGTGGAACCGCCGACCTCGTCTCCTGAAAGCCCGCGGCCCGGCGGAACGGAGTCGGACGCCGAGTAG
- a CDS encoding S66 peptidase family protein produces the protein MLRRPPPLSPGAPIAVVAPASPPRSADTYQAGLDRLRTTYDVRQTWTPGSERGYLAAPDAERVAALHRAIEDPEIRAVICVRGGYGCLRLLPKINWDLARRHPTLIVGYSDVTALHLAFYEKAGWPGLSGPVVTEWAQADDATLASFRGWAAGETPSFVEAFGDPLAPRTSGTASGPLLGGNMAVLTRLLGTPFAPDFEGAVLVLEEVAEAPYRVDRMLTHLQQTGVLDAVGGVVLGTFTTGSLNPDTPTRPLEEVFRDHLADRPYPVAKGLPYGHHLPRCSLPLGIPVRLHATSAHATLTAEAPLTDL, from the coding sequence GTGCTACGACGCCCCCCGCCGCTTTCCCCCGGTGCGCCCATCGCGGTCGTGGCGCCGGCCAGTCCGCCCCGTTCCGCGGACACCTACCAGGCCGGCCTGGACCGTCTCCGGACCACCTACGACGTGCGACAGACCTGGACGCCCGGCTCGGAACGAGGCTATCTTGCCGCTCCGGATGCCGAGCGCGTCGCTGCGCTTCATCGTGCCATCGAAGACCCGGAGATTCGTGCGGTCATTTGCGTCCGGGGCGGGTACGGGTGCCTCCGCCTCCTCCCCAAGATCAACTGGGACCTTGCCCGTCGGCACCCCACCCTAATAGTGGGCTATAGCGACGTGACGGCCCTCCACCTCGCGTTCTACGAAAAGGCAGGCTGGCCCGGCCTCTCCGGCCCCGTGGTCACCGAATGGGCTCAGGCCGACGACGCCACCCTCGCCTCGTTTCGAGGCTGGGCCGCGGGGGAGACGCCCAGCTTCGTGGAAGCCTTCGGCGACCCCTTGGCTCCCCGTACGTCCGGAACGGCGTCCGGGCCACTTCTCGGCGGCAACATGGCGGTCCTGACGCGCCTTCTGGGGACCCCCTTCGCCCCTGACTTCGAGGGGGCCGTGCTCGTGCTCGAAGAGGTTGCCGAGGCCCCGTATCGGGTGGACCGCATGCTCACGCACCTCCAGCAGACCGGCGTTCTGGACGCCGTGGGCGGCGTCGTCCTCGGGACCTTCACGACGGGATCCCTGAATCCCGATACGCCCACACGCCCCCTCGAGGAGGTGTTTCGGGACCACCTGGCCGACCGGCCCTATCCCGTCGCGAAGGGCCTTCCGTACGGCCACCATCTGCCCCGTTGCTCCCTCCCGCTTGGCATTCCCGTGCGCCTCCACGCCACGTCAGCCCACGCTACGCTCACCGCCGAAGCCCCCCTCACAGATCTGTAA
- the greA gene encoding transcription elongation factor GreA, producing the protein MADDETVYMTEEGLEELKEELHQLKTEERSRIADEIAEARAKGDLSENAEYDAAKEEQGKLESRIKQIEDTIARARIVDESTVDDSKAYILSDVTVENLDTGDEQTFTLVSEEEANISENKISVDSPIGEGLLAQEEGDEVSIDVPAGTVNFEIKDISR; encoded by the coding sequence ATGGCTGACGACGAGACCGTTTACATGACCGAGGAGGGCCTTGAGGAACTGAAGGAGGAGCTCCACCAGCTCAAAACGGAGGAGCGTTCCCGCATCGCCGACGAAATTGCCGAGGCCCGTGCGAAGGGCGATCTGTCCGAAAACGCCGAGTACGACGCCGCCAAGGAAGAGCAGGGCAAACTAGAGTCCCGCATCAAGCAAATTGAGGACACCATCGCGCGGGCTCGCATCGTGGACGAGTCTACCGTCGACGACAGCAAGGCCTACATTCTGTCCGACGTGACCGTCGAGAACCTGGATACCGGCGACGAACAGACGTTCACACTCGTCTCCGAAGAGGAGGCCAACATTTCCGAAAACAAGATCTCGGTGGATAGTCCCATTGGGGAGGGCCTGCTGGCCCAGGAAGAGGGCGACGAGGTCTCGATCGACGTGCCGGCCGGCACCGTAAACTTCGAGATCAAAGACATCTCCCGGTAG
- a CDS encoding threonine aldolase family protein, with product MSPIDLRSDTITRPSEGMRTAMYEAEVGDDVYGEDPTVNQLQERVADRLGKEAALFVPSGTMANQICLHVLTSPGEEVILERGSHVFNYETGAAGLLSGVQLHPLPGDRGRLAPSQVKAAVRPEADVMPRTRVLSIENTANKAGGVVYSLERIQALAAVAREHDLAVHLDGARLWNAAAALDVTEAQLAAPADVTWVALSKGLGAPVGSVVAGSAPLIDDARRTRKQFGGGMRQAGILAAAGLYAIDHHRPDLAQDHEKARRLADGIAECPPFSIDPATVDTNIVMFGVPDDTADAVVEHLREQGVLVKAFGPSTIRATTHRDVSMEAIERAVDILHAYAEQAPVTAP from the coding sequence ATGTCCCCCATCGATCTTCGGAGCGACACCATCACGCGCCCCTCAGAGGGCATGCGAACGGCCATGTACGAGGCCGAGGTCGGCGACGACGTCTACGGCGAGGACCCGACCGTAAACCAACTGCAGGAGCGCGTGGCGGATCGGCTGGGGAAAGAGGCGGCCCTGTTTGTCCCGTCCGGCACGATGGCGAATCAGATCTGCCTCCACGTCCTCACCAGCCCGGGCGAAGAAGTGATTCTCGAGCGTGGGAGCCACGTCTTCAACTACGAGACCGGGGCCGCCGGTCTTCTCTCGGGCGTCCAGCTGCACCCTCTCCCGGGCGACCGGGGCCGACTCGCCCCCTCTCAGGTGAAGGCCGCCGTGCGCCCCGAAGCCGACGTGATGCCCCGGACACGGGTCCTATCGATCGAGAATACCGCCAACAAGGCAGGCGGGGTCGTATACTCGCTGGAACGGATTCAGGCCCTCGCGGCAGTCGCCCGCGAGCATGACCTTGCAGTGCACCTGGACGGAGCCCGGCTCTGGAACGCGGCCGCGGCCCTCGACGTGACGGAGGCGCAGCTGGCCGCCCCCGCTGACGTCACCTGGGTTGCCCTGTCGAAGGGGCTGGGCGCACCGGTGGGTTCGGTCGTGGCCGGGTCGGCGCCGCTCATCGACGACGCCCGCCGGACGCGGAAGCAGTTTGGGGGCGGCATGCGGCAGGCCGGCATCCTCGCCGCGGCCGGCCTTTATGCAATCGATCACCACCGCCCCGACCTGGCCCAGGACCACGAAAAGGCCCGGCGGCTCGCGGACGGGATCGCCGAGTGCCCCCCGTTCTCCATTGACCCCGCGACCGTGGACACCAACATCGTGATGTTTGGGGTCCCGGACGACACCGCCGACGCGGTCGTAGAGCACCTCCGCGAACAGGGCGTTCTGGTCAAGGCCTTCGGACCGTCCACCATTCGGGCGACCACACACCGAGACGTCTCCATGGAGGCCATCGAGCGGGCGGTAGACATCCTCCACGCCTACGCCGAGCAAGCGCCAGTGACTGCCCCCTGA
- a CDS encoding pyridoxamine 5'-phosphate oxidase family protein, translating to MSVPRYTDLDAVHTHVWDDLEMAAEDPGHPYRQLTFGTVHEKTPDLRTVVLRAAGADTRELQFHSDRRSRKVEALRENDQIAWHAWDTESLEQIRLHGTATVHTDDEVATALWESQSPGSLSVYPRPTAPGTSIDAPEDKLRPEAKTDPITEEDVASGRQYFAAIRTVIDRVEWLHLHPDGHYRARFEYTTDETEATWVVP from the coding sequence ATGTCCGTTCCCCGGTACACTGATCTCGACGCCGTTCACACCCACGTCTGGGACGACCTTGAGATGGCCGCTGAGGACCCGGGCCACCCGTACCGCCAGCTCACGTTTGGCACCGTCCACGAGAAGACGCCGGACCTCCGCACGGTGGTGCTCCGCGCCGCAGGCGCCGACACGCGCGAGCTCCAGTTTCACTCGGATCGCCGGTCGCGGAAGGTGGAGGCCCTCCGCGAGAACGACCAGATCGCGTGGCACGCGTGGGACACGGAGTCCCTGGAGCAGATTCGCCTGCACGGGACGGCCACCGTTCACACGGATGACGAGGTGGCCACGGCCCTCTGGGAGTCCCAGTCCCCTGGGTCCCTGTCCGTCTACCCTCGCCCCACGGCGCCCGGCACGTCCATCGACGCCCCCGAGGACAAGCTCCGCCCGGAGGCAAAAACCGACCCGATCACCGAAGAGGATGTGGCGAGTGGCCGCCAGTACTTCGCCGCCATCCGGACGGTGATCGACCGCGTGGAGTGGCTGCATCTCCATCCGGACGGTCACTACCGCGCCCGATTCGAATACACGACGGACGAGACGGAGGCCACCTGGGTCGTGCCCTAA